DNA sequence from the Candidatus Aegiribacteria sp. genome:
GGCAACTCCATTATTGAGCGCATGTGATCTGCACTATTCCGGTATTCTGGTGCCGGGGCTAACATCTTAACATTCGGCGCCATTTATTAGGATTTTATACTATTTTGTACAATAATGTGAATGAATTAGTTAAGTAAGTTATGCCCGGCGTGGAGCGATGGTGCACAACTGCCGTCAACGATGTTTGACTGCGAATGTTTCGGGAAGTATGATTATTTTCAGGCACAGATATTGAGAAATTGGGAGAGGGAAAGCCCGCCTGGAAGCAAATTGGAGAATAGCAGGAAATTAAATTTCCTATTGCTTAACACATTATGGAGGTGTGATATTATGTTGAAGAAAACACTTTTGACTGTTTTCGTTCTGGTCATATTCGCTAGCATTACAATTGCTGATTCGACAACACTTTACCCTACTGATGACGCCGATGTGTGGCAGGACACTCCCGATTCTAATAGAGGCACTGAACAAAATTTCCAGGTCGGTTGCATTTCAACTGAGGATTGGCGAAATGTTCTTATTAAATTCGACCTGTCAGCCTATTCCGGGTTGACTATCAATAACGCTACTATACGGTTAATGGTTTTTTCCTCATATGGTGATTTCCCAACGGACAACATCTTTATCGCCCGGAATATCGCTGATTGGGACGAGTTAATTGTAACCTGGAATAACAAACCTGGTTTTGCTGAGTATACCGCCATAACAGCACCGTCAATCTTAGACTGGTGGGAAATTGATGTAACGGGTTGGGTTCAGAATATCGTGGATGGGACAGATCCTAACTACGGTT
Encoded proteins:
- a CDS encoding DNRLRE domain-containing protein translates to MLKKTLLTVFVLVIFASITIADSTTLYPTDDADVWQDTPDSNRGTEQNFQVGCISTEDWRNVLIKFDLSAYSGLTINNATIRLMVFSSYGDFPTDNIFIARNIADWDELIVTWNNKPGFAEYTAITAPSILDWWEIDVTGWVQNIVDGTDPNYGFQIYQDDTDYAGFAMRTKEGTIPPELVLDYEPVSLEHTTFGRIKSLFN